The following proteins are co-located in the Wenzhouxiangella marina genome:
- a CDS encoding penicillin acylase family protein, with the protein MDFKRIFLYSVLTFAALLAAIWFGGRSYLAGSLMPMHGELDLPGLDRPVEILFDARGIPRVYAEQDADALHALGWLHAAERGFQMELLRRVASGRIAEMIGASGLDSDRLHRRYGFARRVAEERIPLSPDTESLLEAYVAGINARLESDQALPPGFLLTGIDPEPWTRDDVLTLAYYQTWYPGTLVQRLAEAWRATAEAFGPEASDWLDELPRWGVPSVPASRMTEASNTWVVAPERSDSGAALHASDPHLDYTLAPGLWYAAGLHSNENLDVVGVTAPGLPFVAMGHNGRIAFAFTVAPVDLFEIYHFELDPERPSHLLGPEGPIELIERRESFRARGQDDPIVEAQLWTELGPASHLEDGRVEVLHWAGFRLPLENLIEHGLAINRAEKFDDFRRAAADMGALSVNWSYSDARGHIGYVQSTPIPRRQHDHFYTSLDGADPSHHWAGFVEPMDRPHALDPEQGWLANANNHAAIDTPWPMPGYYKHLRMRRAVAWLSSKASFDRQDMHAMQMDRVSERARVWAPWLAELAAAEGELELARALSSWDGEMAPDSRLAGLFAHWWQRLSHRLFENGPLDDWRHGRTLLDDWLQHPPEQFALHGLDRETAGRQALRDVLDFGIRPLGEIQTLTLRHPLAVSAPLDAWLDLSRGPLPVGSGPGALNVTYHAFDEIDQTLDARGGASMRFVMDWAEPDDFTLNLTLGQSGHPLSPHFDDQLEDFLDGRPWVVPFSREAVEARAVSRLVLR; encoded by the coding sequence ATGGACTTCAAGCGCATCTTCCTCTACTCGGTCCTCACCTTCGCCGCCCTGTTGGCGGCGATCTGGTTCGGCGGCCGCAGCTACCTGGCCGGCAGCCTCATGCCGATGCACGGCGAGCTCGACCTGCCCGGCCTTGACCGTCCCGTCGAGATCCTGTTCGACGCTCGCGGCATTCCGCGCGTATATGCCGAGCAGGATGCCGATGCCCTGCACGCCCTCGGCTGGCTGCATGCGGCCGAGCGGGGCTTCCAGATGGAGCTGCTGCGGCGGGTCGCCTCGGGCCGCATCGCCGAAATGATCGGCGCCTCGGGCCTGGACAGTGATCGTCTGCACCGCCGCTACGGCTTCGCCCGTCGAGTGGCCGAAGAACGCATCCCGCTCAGCCCGGACACCGAGTCCCTGCTCGAGGCCTACGTGGCCGGCATCAACGCGCGCCTGGAATCCGACCAGGCCCTGCCGCCGGGCTTTCTGCTGACCGGCATCGACCCCGAGCCCTGGACCCGCGACGACGTGCTGACGCTGGCCTACTACCAGACCTGGTATCCGGGCACCCTGGTCCAACGCCTGGCCGAGGCCTGGCGGGCCACGGCCGAGGCCTTCGGCCCGGAGGCCAGCGACTGGCTCGACGAGCTGCCGCGCTGGGGCGTGCCGTCGGTGCCCGCCTCGCGCATGACCGAAGCCTCCAACACCTGGGTCGTCGCACCGGAGCGATCCGACAGCGGCGCCGCCCTGCACGCCTCCGACCCGCACCTCGACTACACGCTGGCTCCCGGGCTCTGGTATGCCGCCGGCCTGCACTCGAACGAGAACCTGGATGTGGTCGGCGTGACCGCCCCCGGCCTGCCCTTCGTCGCCATGGGCCACAACGGCCGCATCGCCTTCGCCTTCACCGTGGCGCCGGTCGATCTGTTCGAGATCTATCACTTCGAGCTCGACCCTGAACGGCCGAGTCATCTGCTCGGCCCGGAGGGCCCGATCGAGCTGATCGAGCGGCGCGAATCCTTTCGGGCGCGCGGCCAGGACGACCCCATCGTCGAGGCCCAGCTGTGGACCGAACTCGGCCCCGCCAGTCACCTCGAGGACGGCCGGGTCGAGGTCCTGCACTGGGCCGGTTTCCGGCTGCCGCTGGAGAACCTGATCGAGCATGGCCTGGCGATCAACCGCGCCGAGAAATTCGATGACTTCCGTCGCGCCGCTGCGGACATGGGCGCCCTGTCGGTCAACTGGAGCTATTCCGATGCCCGCGGCCACATCGGCTACGTGCAGTCCACGCCGATCCCGCGCCGCCAGCACGATCACTTCTACACCAGCCTCGACGGGGCGGACCCGAGCCATCACTGGGCCGGCTTCGTCGAGCCGATGGACCGCCCCCACGCCCTCGATCCCGAGCAGGGCTGGCTGGCCAACGCCAACAACCACGCCGCAATCGACACGCCCTGGCCGATGCCCGGCTACTACAAGCACCTGCGGATGCGTCGCGCCGTCGCCTGGTTGAGCTCCAAGGCGAGCTTCGACCGTCAGGACATGCACGCCATGCAGATGGACCGCGTTTCCGAGCGCGCCCGGGTCTGGGCCCCCTGGCTGGCCGAACTGGCGGCCGCCGAGGGCGAGCTCGAGCTGGCCCGTGCCTTGTCGAGCTGGGATGGCGAGATGGCGCCCGACTCACGTCTGGCCGGCCTGTTCGCGCACTGGTGGCAACGCCTGTCGCATCGCCTGTTCGAGAACGGCCCCCTGGACGACTGGCGCCACGGCCGCACCCTCCTCGATGACTGGTTGCAGCACCCGCCCGAGCAGTTCGCCCTGCACGGCCTGGATCGCGAGACCGCCGGTCGCCAGGCGCTCCGGGACGTGCTGGATTTCGGCATCCGGCCCCTGGGCGAGATCCAGACCCTGACCCTCCGCCACCCGCTGGCGGTCTCCGCGCCCCTCGACGCCTGGCTGGACTTGAGCCGCGGCCCCTTGCCCGTCGGCTCCGGCCCCGGCGCGCTCAACGTCACCTACCACGCCTTCGACGAGATCGATCAGACCCTCGACGCCCGCGGCGGCGCCTCGATGCGCTTCGTCATGGACTGGGCCGAGCCCGACGACTTCACCCTCAACCTGACCCTGGGCCAGTCCGGCCACCCCCTGAGCCCGCACTTCGACGACCAGCTCGAGGATTTTCTCGACGGGCGTCCCTGGGTGGTGCCGTTCAGTCGGGAGGCGGTGGAGGCACGAGCCGTGTCGCGGCTGGTGTTGCGGTAA
- a CDS encoding class I SAM-dependent methyltransferase: protein MSSLYKTLWVMLAALMLAACQPAAEPESGGAVEGEEAVAVESSSEAPVVEVETSSERLAAVLADQVEAMRERYDQRHPQETLEFFGIEPGMTVMEALPGGGWYSRILRPYLGSEGRLIGANYPIRLFQQFDFATPEFLESIANWPETFPEQAAGWCEGDCAPVSAFWIGDMPTTMVETADAVLFIRALHNMARFQKAGIEDFLDQAMTNAFDVLKPGGVMGVVQHEADESMSDDWASGEAGYLKRSFVIAAAEAAGFELEAASDINANPADQPSESDVVWRLPPSLGTTEEGSEERAAMEAIGESNRMTLRFRKPVSVF, encoded by the coding sequence ATGAGCAGTTTGTACAAGACCTTGTGGGTGATGCTGGCGGCTTTGATGCTGGCGGCCTGTCAGCCGGCGGCGGAGCCGGAGTCGGGTGGAGCGGTCGAGGGTGAGGAGGCGGTGGCGGTGGAATCGTCGAGCGAGGCGCCGGTGGTCGAGGTGGAAACGTCCTCCGAGCGGCTCGCGGCCGTCCTGGCGGATCAGGTCGAGGCGATGCGGGAGCGTTACGATCAGCGCCATCCGCAGGAGACCCTGGAGTTCTTCGGGATCGAGCCGGGGATGACGGTGATGGAAGCCCTGCCGGGCGGCGGCTGGTATTCGCGCATTCTTCGGCCCTACCTGGGTTCCGAGGGGCGTTTGATCGGTGCCAACTATCCGATTCGCCTGTTCCAGCAGTTCGACTTCGCGACGCCGGAATTCCTCGAGAGCATTGCCAACTGGCCCGAGACCTTCCCGGAGCAGGCCGCCGGCTGGTGCGAGGGTGACTGCGCGCCGGTCAGCGCGTTCTGGATCGGAGACATGCCGACGACGATGGTGGAAACGGCCGATGCGGTGCTGTTCATTCGCGCCCTGCACAACATGGCCCGGTTCCAGAAGGCCGGTATCGAGGACTTTCTCGATCAGGCCATGACGAACGCCTTCGACGTGCTCAAGCCGGGTGGGGTGATGGGTGTGGTTCAGCACGAGGCGGACGAGTCGATGTCGGATGACTGGGCCAGTGGTGAGGCCGGGTATCTGAAGCGCAGCTTCGTGATCGCGGCGGCCGAGGCCGCGGGCTTCGAGCTGGAAGCGGCCAGCGACATCAACGCCAACCCGGCCGATCAGCCGAGCGAGTCGGACGTGGTCTGGCGCCTGCCGCCCAGCCTCGGCACGACCGAGGAAGGCAGCGAGGAGCGGGCCGCGATGGAGGCGATCGGTGAGTCCAACCGCATGACCCTGCGCTTCCGCAAGCCGGTCAGCGTTTTCTGA
- a CDS encoding serine hydrolase domain-containing protein, with translation MRALIPLLALLFSQANLASENLPDTPAAQRLQELTSLMANASPSSVASYIREHYTPAYAERLPLNRRIGSFMDWHHRGGMEVVDIVDQQPHHIEVITHQPVSRERWRLIVDVEGEAPHRIESIRLARAPFPALDENLGDADIAERWLNYVDGLSDAELFSGAVLIARHGEILGQQAWGLANRDFGAANEVDTRFNLGSLNKTWTAVAIAQLVERGALAFDDPLSKFIDYPDRASAEKIRIEHLLTHSSGLGNYFTEEYRQRARGSMRSIDDFLALSADQTLAFEPGTDWAYSNTGMMVLGRVIEIASGQNYDDYLAEHVLGPAGMSASGCFELDRVNRNLAVGYSQEWSIDGVEVINNLYEHVVKGGPAGGCYSTVGDLFRFATALTDGTLVSKAMAEVLTSARPELQSPHYGYGFELHPEGALFGHSGGFVGISANLDIVEQPDGWVIVVLANEQTMRAPALMARHLIGMTVLE, from the coding sequence ATGCGCGCCCTGATCCCACTGCTCGCCCTCCTCTTCTCGCAGGCCAACCTGGCCAGCGAGAATCTGCCGGACACGCCGGCGGCACAGCGACTGCAGGAGTTGACCAGCCTGATGGCCAACGCTTCGCCGTCTTCGGTCGCCAGCTACATTCGCGAACACTACACGCCCGCCTACGCCGAGCGCCTGCCATTGAACCGACGCATCGGAAGCTTCATGGACTGGCACCATCGCGGCGGCATGGAGGTGGTCGACATCGTCGATCAGCAGCCGCACCACATCGAAGTCATCACCCATCAACCGGTCAGCCGAGAGCGCTGGCGACTGATCGTTGACGTCGAAGGCGAGGCGCCGCATCGGATCGAATCGATTCGCCTCGCTCGAGCACCCTTTCCCGCACTCGATGAGAACCTGGGCGATGCCGACATCGCCGAGCGCTGGCTGAACTATGTCGACGGCCTGTCCGACGCCGAGCTGTTCTCGGGCGCCGTGCTGATCGCGCGCCACGGCGAGATCCTGGGACAGCAGGCCTGGGGCCTGGCCAACCGCGACTTCGGCGCGGCCAACGAGGTCGACACGCGCTTCAATCTGGGCTCGCTGAACAAGACCTGGACCGCCGTGGCGATTGCCCAGCTGGTCGAGCGCGGCGCGCTGGCCTTCGACGACCCGCTCTCGAAATTCATCGACTACCCCGATCGCGCCAGCGCCGAGAAGATCCGCATCGAACATCTGCTGACCCACAGCTCCGGTCTGGGCAACTACTTCACCGAGGAGTATCGGCAGCGCGCGCGTGGCTCCATGCGCAGCATCGACGATTTTCTCGCCCTGTCCGCCGACCAGACCCTGGCCTTCGAGCCCGGCACCGACTGGGCCTACTCCAACACCGGCATGATGGTGCTGGGCCGGGTCATCGAGATCGCCAGCGGCCAGAACTATGACGACTACCTGGCCGAACACGTCCTGGGTCCGGCAGGCATGAGTGCCTCGGGCTGCTTCGAGCTCGACCGAGTGAACCGGAATCTGGCGGTCGGCTACAGCCAGGAGTGGTCCATCGACGGCGTTGAAGTCATCAACAACCTCTACGAGCACGTCGTCAAGGGCGGTCCGGCCGGCGGCTGCTATTCGACCGTGGGCGATCTGTTCCGCTTTGCCACGGCCCTGACCGACGGCACCCTGGTCTCGAAGGCCATGGCCGAGGTCCTGACCAGCGCCAGACCCGAGCTCCAATCGCCGCACTACGGCTACGGCTTCGAGCTGCATCCCGAAGGCGCGCTCTTCGGCCACTCCGGCGGCTTCGTCGGCATCAGCGCCAATCTCGACATCGTCGAACAGCCGGACGGCTGGGTCATCGTGGTGCTGGCCAACGAGCAGACGATGCGCGCGCCGGCCCTGATGGCGAGACATCTGATCGGCATGACCGTGCTCGAGTGA
- a CDS encoding YegP family protein, producing MAGKFEIYKDKAGEFRFRLKAGNGQNILGSEGYKTRASCMNGVESVKKNSQIEARFECHETASGKWTFRLKASNGQTIGTSQTYSSESGCRNGMKSVATSSVDAKVDDQTA from the coding sequence ATGGCTGGAAAATTCGAGATCTACAAGGACAAGGCCGGCGAGTTCCGCTTTCGCCTGAAGGCCGGGAACGGTCAGAACATTCTTGGCAGCGAGGGCTACAAGACCCGCGCCAGCTGCATGAACGGCGTGGAGTCGGTCAAGAAGAACTCGCAGATCGAAGCGCGCTTCGAGTGCCACGAGACCGCCTCGGGCAAGTGGACCTTCCGCCTGAAAGCGAGCAATGGCCAGACCATCGGGACCAGCCAGACCTACAGTTCCGAGTCGGGATGCCGCAACGGCATGAAGAGCGTGGCCACGTCTTCGGTCGACGCCAAGGTCGACGATCAGACCGCCTGA
- a CDS encoding RNA polymerase sigma factor produces MRRRFETLVDRHGGRLLQLARMMLPSVHEAEDVVQDTLIKLWDELPRLKKDAELGWLLTCTRNACLDRIRRDQRQAGLRRQVQAVDRELERHVDHGDPDTLSQQGERARELHRAIASLPEPGRSLIVLRDIQDVDVSTVATTLDLTENQVKVYTFRARRALRRQLEETCHEQVA; encoded by the coding sequence ATGAGACGACGATTCGAAACTCTGGTGGATCGACACGGTGGGCGGCTGCTGCAGCTGGCGCGCATGATGTTGCCATCGGTCCACGAAGCCGAGGACGTCGTCCAGGACACCCTGATCAAGCTCTGGGATGAGCTGCCCCGGCTGAAGAAGGACGCCGAGCTTGGCTGGTTGCTGACCTGCACCCGCAATGCCTGTCTCGACCGGATTCGACGCGATCAGCGACAGGCCGGATTGCGGCGGCAGGTCCAGGCCGTGGATCGCGAACTCGAGCGGCACGTCGACCACGGCGATCCCGACACACTCAGTCAACAGGGCGAGCGCGCCCGTGAATTGCACCGGGCGATTGCGTCTCTGCCCGAACCGGGACGATCGCTGATCGTGCTGCGTGACATCCAGGACGTGGACGTGTCCACGGTCGCCACCACCCTCGACCTGACCGAGAACCAGGTCAAGGTCTACACCTTCCGTGCCCGGCGCGCGCTGCGCCGGCAGCTAGAGGAGACCTGTCATGAACAAGTCGCCTGA
- a CDS encoding nuclease-related domain-containing protein produces the protein MAELDDLVEYPPFERHRRELAEQARARRLRLLIALPSSIALVFLLFQISSPLGLFALLIAVAVLFFLALPGSSSVDAGELSGIEGELAVLKQLKGLPDEYWLMNRVKLPDETLTNGQRELDFVVGGPTGLWVIEVKNTPGVIHVQPDQPHWPMVRRAGCGSSPSWNATRSPLPQVRAQVESLSRWLLRHGLDVRPRAAVVFAHPQTALEGAEHSSIPVLLRDRIAPVVSEAGPQALPPGVRQELRELRSNGIVPHVKYA, from the coding sequence ATGGCCGAGCTGGATGACCTGGTCGAGTACCCGCCCTTCGAGCGGCATCGCCGGGAACTCGCCGAGCAGGCTCGAGCCCGCCGCCTCCGACTGCTGATCGCGCTGCCTTCGAGCATCGCGCTCGTTTTCCTGTTGTTTCAGATCAGTTCGCCCCTGGGGCTCTTCGCGCTTCTCATCGCCGTCGCCGTGCTGTTCTTTCTGGCCCTGCCCGGTAGCTCATCGGTCGACGCCGGTGAGTTGTCCGGTATCGAAGGCGAGCTGGCCGTGCTCAAGCAGTTGAAGGGCCTGCCCGATGAGTACTGGCTGATGAACCGGGTGAAGCTGCCCGACGAAACCCTGACCAACGGCCAGCGCGAACTGGACTTTGTCGTCGGCGGGCCGACAGGCCTCTGGGTGATCGAGGTCAAGAATACCCCCGGGGTGATCCACGTCCAGCCCGATCAGCCGCATTGGCCGATGGTGCGCCGGGCCGGCTGCGGCTCCTCGCCCTCCTGGAACGCCACTCGCAGCCCCTTGCCCCAGGTTCGCGCGCAGGTCGAGTCCCTGTCGCGCTGGCTGCTTCGTCATGGCCTGGATGTGCGGCCTCGTGCAGCGGTGGTTTTCGCGCATCCCCAGACCGCCCTGGAAGGCGCGGAGCACTCCAGTATTCCGGTGCTGTTGCGTGACCGCATCGCGCCGGTCGTGAGTGAAGCCGGGCCGCAAGCTCTTCCCCCCGGTGTCCGGCAAGAATTGCGCGAGCTTCGAAGCAACGGGATCGTGCCGCATGTAAAGTATGCTTGA
- a CDS encoding antitoxin Xre-like helix-turn-helix domain-containing protein, whose product METAQRRNSQRKAVAVSDVVDASGAIATALNILDQWALSREQQCAMLGIAERSWYQWRRQAPRRVSGDTLERVSYILGIWKALRQLFPSHEAYKRWPHLENSAPPFGGQAPIKRMASGRVGDLYVVRNWLDGWRGW is encoded by the coding sequence ATGGAAACAGCACAGCGTCGGAATTCGCAACGGAAGGCGGTGGCCGTATCGGATGTCGTCGACGCCAGCGGTGCCATTGCAACGGCTCTGAACATTCTTGATCAATGGGCTTTGAGTCGGGAGCAGCAATGCGCGATGCTCGGTATCGCCGAGCGCTCCTGGTATCAGTGGCGGCGCCAGGCGCCCAGGCGAGTGTCGGGCGATACGCTGGAGCGAGTCTCCTACATCCTTGGCATCTGGAAAGCCCTGCGGCAGTTGTTTCCCAGCCATGAGGCCTACAAGCGCTGGCCCCATCTCGAGAATTCGGCCCCACCCTTCGGTGGACAAGCCCCGATCAAGCGGATGGCCTCGGGCCGGGTGGGGGATCTCTATGTCGTTCGCAATTGGCTGGATGGCTGGCGCGGCTGGTGA
- a CDS encoding diguanylate cyclase domain-containing protein has protein sequence MHAFLIATLIALQASPTPEPLPETVEGSIERCEMMEYADPEGALRIVEHGLSLDAPRSAAQRGLLLACRAWSQIQLGRLDEARELTLEIEALAGQDGSADDRVGLLIRLSQLHFRGGDGISALETVERAQQLAEAEALVEVLPPILGNIAIYLTEAGQFDAAIAHFERLLAMAEADGTEPGRLVPVRFNLARALMLDGRYGDAIEHLEWLIPAMSDPREAPRQASAMSMLGFALGKLGETERSDDMMARAEALHQQFDNPGELSVLRKDQAELALDRGKLELAERYGREALDLARQIQYERSVLDALSLLVDILEQGGQYEEALALHREFAERKQGLLETSQRSRLNTLEARLGMQQQARELDELRQAAELRELRLAEESFRRRVAWTALIAVVIAAIGLSIWQRANQQRLLRISRTDPLTGLANRRFLTLQMQSQGETVQRGALLLLDLDHFKSINDRYGHDVGDQVLLEVSALIDDLADAHGALCGRWGGEEFALFLPEATDAATESLAEALRSGIDGLEIRNETGEHISVTASLGFAPIRGLQLDSGQEVWEPALKAADLLLYRAKDAGRNCGFGAWPAEGSGAINPLALGEALEAGRFRLIRVPETG, from the coding sequence ATGCATGCCTTCCTCATCGCAACACTGATTGCCCTGCAGGCTTCGCCGACGCCCGAGCCGCTCCCGGAGACCGTCGAGGGATCGATCGAGCGCTGCGAAATGATGGAGTACGCCGATCCCGAAGGCGCGCTGCGCATCGTCGAGCACGGGCTGAGCCTGGATGCGCCGCGCTCGGCTGCACAACGGGGTCTGCTGCTGGCCTGCCGCGCCTGGTCACAGATCCAGCTCGGCCGCCTCGACGAGGCCCGCGAGCTGACCCTGGAAATCGAAGCACTGGCCGGGCAGGACGGCAGCGCGGATGATCGCGTCGGCCTGTTGATCCGCCTGTCCCAACTGCACTTCCGGGGGGGCGATGGAATCAGCGCGCTCGAGACGGTCGAGCGTGCTCAGCAGCTGGCCGAGGCAGAAGCCCTGGTGGAAGTGCTACCCCCGATCCTCGGCAATATCGCGATCTACCTGACCGAAGCCGGCCAGTTCGATGCCGCGATCGCACACTTCGAGCGCCTGCTCGCCATGGCCGAAGCCGACGGCACCGAGCCCGGTCGCCTGGTGCCCGTGCGCTTCAACCTGGCCCGCGCCCTGATGCTCGATGGGCGCTATGGCGACGCCATCGAGCATCTGGAATGGCTGATCCCGGCCATGAGCGATCCAAGAGAAGCGCCGCGCCAGGCCTCCGCGATGAGCATGCTGGGCTTTGCCCTGGGCAAGCTGGGGGAGACGGAACGGTCCGATGACATGATGGCCCGGGCCGAGGCCCTGCATCAGCAGTTCGACAACCCGGGAGAGTTGAGCGTCCTGCGCAAGGATCAGGCCGAGCTCGCCCTCGACCGCGGCAAGCTGGAGCTTGCCGAACGCTACGGACGCGAAGCGCTGGATCTGGCCCGACAGATCCAGTACGAGCGCAGCGTTCTCGACGCCCTGTCGCTGCTGGTCGATATCCTGGAGCAAGGCGGCCAGTACGAAGAAGCGCTGGCCCTGCACCGGGAATTCGCCGAACGCAAGCAGGGGCTGCTGGAGACCAGCCAGCGCTCGCGCCTGAACACCCTCGAGGCCCGGCTGGGCATGCAGCAGCAGGCCCGAGAGCTCGATGAACTCCGGCAAGCCGCCGAACTCCGCGAGCTCCGCCTCGCCGAAGAGTCCTTCCGGCGGCGCGTCGCCTGGACGGCGCTGATTGCCGTCGTGATCGCGGCCATCGGCCTGTCGATCTGGCAGCGCGCCAACCAGCAACGCCTGCTCCGGATCAGCCGGACCGACCCGCTCACGGGCCTGGCCAACCGCCGTTTCCTGACCCTGCAGATGCAGAGCCAGGGCGAGACGGTCCAGCGCGGCGCGTTGTTGCTGCTCGACCTGGACCACTTCAAGTCCATCAACGATCGCTACGGTCATGACGTCGGTGACCAGGTCCTGCTGGAAGTCAGCGCCCTGATCGACGACCTGGCCGACGCCCACGGTGCCCTGTGCGGCCGCTGGGGCGGCGAGGAATTCGCGCTGTTCCTGCCCGAGGCCACGGATGCCGCCACCGAAAGCCTGGCCGAAGCGCTGCGCAGCGGCATCGACGGGCTGGAGATTCGCAACGAGACAGGTGAGCACATCTCGGTCACGGCCAGCCTGGGCTTCGCGCCGATCCGGGGCCTGCAGCTCGATTCCGGGCAGGAGGTCTGGGAGCCCGCGCTCAAGGCGGCCGACCTGCTGCTCTATCGGGCCAAGGATGCGGGCCGCAACTGCGGCTTCGGCGCCTGGCCGGCAGAAGGATCCGGAGCGATCAATCCCCTCGCGCTCGGCGAGGCCCTGGAAGCGGGTCGATTCCGCCTCATCCGGGTCCCCGAAACCGGCTGA
- a CDS encoding DUF4252 domain-containing protein: MNKIIRTLTLCTLLGSGVAMAQGSSAGQFDIAALSGDLSPKVNINFGTAMMSGFAESMSESNPDLSDILRGVSGLRLMVFEDVDTSGVEPGIQDAIAQLNRDGWSQAMKIESDDTFIDLFMIESAEFVEGMVLLLRDDDDTLVLANMHGELNAAAVGRLLASGKAFDGWNIDFSGQDASITIDDD, translated from the coding sequence ATGAACAAGATCATCCGCACCCTGACCCTCTGCACCCTGCTCGGCAGCGGCGTCGCCATGGCCCAGGGCTCGAGCGCCGGGCAGTTCGATATCGCGGCCCTGAGCGGCGACCTCAGCCCCAAGGTCAACATCAACTTCGGCACCGCCATGATGAGCGGCTTCGCCGAGAGCATGAGCGAATCCAACCCCGACCTGTCGGACATCCTGCGCGGGGTCAGCGGCCTGCGACTGATGGTGTTCGAGGACGTCGATACGAGCGGCGTGGAACCCGGCATCCAGGACGCCATCGCTCAGCTCAATCGGGATGGCTGGAGCCAGGCCATGAAGATCGAGTCCGACGACACCTTCATCGATCTGTTCATGATCGAGAGCGCCGAATTCGTCGAAGGCATGGTCCTCCTGCTGCGCGATGATGACGACACCCTGGTCCTCGCCAACATGCATGGCGAACTGAACGCAGCGGCCGTGGGTCGACTGCTCGCCAGCGGCAAGGCTTTCGATGGCTGGAACATCGACTTTTCCGGCCAGGATGCCTCGATCACGATCGACGACGACTGA
- a CDS encoding RES family NAD+ phosphorylase: MTKAAFIHTVERWERAIRIIPSCYPPIGLFEDVARPEDLESVFAVEAMTNDRLQQEVGRLDLVPPDERISGPGTSPIMAAFTHPNTEGSRFSPGTYGVYYAANDEATAVAETRHHRERLYRYQDVGPQRIQMRAYCGRIEGEWVDLRGQQASRAELYDPADYRASQVFGAERRDEGCWGIVYDSVRRPEGQCLAVFRPRACRPVAQGAHYEYFYDGHEITHVARLTEIHP; this comes from the coding sequence GTGACCAAGGCAGCATTCATCCATACGGTCGAGCGCTGGGAACGTGCGATTCGCATCATCCCGAGCTGCTACCCGCCGATCGGGCTGTTCGAAGACGTGGCCCGGCCGGAAGACCTCGAATCGGTCTTTGCCGTCGAGGCCATGACCAATGATCGCCTGCAACAGGAGGTGGGTCGCCTCGATCTGGTTCCGCCCGACGAGCGAATCAGTGGTCCCGGCACCTCGCCGATCATGGCGGCGTTCACCCACCCGAACACCGAAGGTTCACGGTTTTCGCCCGGTACCTACGGCGTCTATTACGCGGCCAATGACGAAGCCACCGCCGTGGCGGAAACCCGGCATCACCGCGAGCGGCTCTATCGCTATCAGGACGTCGGTCCGCAGCGGATCCAGATGCGTGCCTACTGCGGCAGGATCGAAGGCGAGTGGGTCGACCTGCGTGGCCAGCAGGCGAGCCGAGCCGAGCTCTACGATCCTGCCGATTACCGCGCCAGCCAGGTCTTCGGCGCCGAGCGCCGCGACGAAGGCTGCTGGGGCATCGTCTATGACAGCGTGCGCCGACCCGAGGGGCAATGCCTTGCGGTGTTTCGGCCACGGGCCTGTCGTCCCGTGGCCCAGGGTGCTCACTACGAGTATTTCTACGACGGCCATGAGATTACCCACGTCGCTCGCCTCACCGAGATCCACCCATAG
- a CDS encoding helix-turn-helix transcriptional regulator, with protein sequence MGGRISNRVRDLRDAHDRMTQQALADQVGVSRQTINAIETGKYQPSLEVALKIARAFDQAVEAVFRLED encoded by the coding sequence ATGGGCGGGCGAATATCCAACCGCGTCCGCGACCTGCGGGATGCCCACGACCGGATGACCCAGCAGGCCCTGGCCGATCAGGTCGGCGTGTCCCGCCAGACCATCAATGCCATCGAAACCGGCAAATACCAGCCGTCGCTGGAAGTGGCCTTGAAGATCGCACGGGCTTTCGATCAGGCGGTGGAGGCGGTGTTCCGACTGGAGGATTGA